The genome window GTTCGAACCGTAAAAATAGCCTCTTACAGAAATACAAGACTGCGTAGAATAGACCTTGTGGTTCGGCCCAAACCCCATGCATAGCGAGAGCTTAGTGCACCTGGCTACCCTTTTAAACATACTGTCTAAAGATCTTTTTTACCCCTTATAGCATCATAGTTATCATTTTTACCCCAGAAGGACTTACGCTGTTGGATGTTGCTTAGTCTTGCTATAACTTAACAACCAAAAAGTTCTGCGTCGAACTTCAGCTCCTTCGAGTTGGCCACGGGGTAACAGCCTCTGACGCCTTTGGATCTTAGCACCCAAAAGTTTGTCTGTACAAACGATCTAGGCCTATATTCAGAGTTTTCCTGGGTTGGTAAGGCGAAATGAGGCCACCCTAGTCCATTAAGTGCTCTACCTCGGACCATCGATATCATACGCTCTACTGAAATAGATTTCGCGGAAGTTACTATTTAATACTCATCACAGAGATTTACTTATAATTATCTTACAGATGGCCTGATTTTGTTACGACATTagtagattttttttttaattacattGGGGGTAGGGGTGGGAAATTGGGAAAAGGAATAATACAAGATGCGAAATTGAGCCCTCACCAACAAGGTGAAAGTTCAGGTATCAAAGCAACTGAGTTACTAAGATTCCCCACGTCAATAGATAGTActtaaattctttttcaaaatgtAATTGTACTGCAGAAGGACAAGAACTAGTCTTAGTAATGTTGATGCTTCAAATATTTACCAGGTCAATTGCAGAATTTCTGTCTCGTGATTATCCGTACGAATTGTCACCGTATGATGTTCATGTCACAGCTGGGGCTAAGCAAGCAATAGAAGTCCTAATTACAGCTCTTGCCGTACCTGGTGCTAACATTTTGCTTCCTAGACCAAGGTATCCAACATATGAAGCTCTTTCCACATTTAGCCGTCTCGAAGTGCGGTACTATGATCTTCTCTCTGATCAGGATTGGGAGGTTGACACCAATGGGCTTGAGGCTCTAGCCGATGATCGTACTGTTGCCATGGTTGTTATAAACCCCGGTAATCCGTGTGGGAATGTGTACAAGCGTGAACATTTAAAAAAGGTCATTTCTTTGTTGCATTAGATTGTGCCTATTTTGTTTAAAGCATTGATTGAGGTTTGCTCATTAATTGTTGGTTTCTTAAATGGGAGTAACAGATTGCAGAAGCTGCAAAAAGGCTTGGAATGCTAGTAATATCAGATGAAACCTATGGTCATCTAGTTTTTGGTAGTAATTCATTTGTGCCGATGGGAGTCTTTGGAGAAATTGTACCTATTCTGACCATTGGCTCCATATCAAAGAGATGGATGGTTCCTGGTTGGCGAGTTGGTTGGATCGTGATGTGTGATCGCAATGGCATCCTTCAAAAACATGgggttctctctctctctctctctgtaaaGCGAAAAACACCAGGAAATTCTGATGGGAAAAAATAAGTTttacatttttctttcttttgttaagGGAAAAATATGAATAAGGGACAAAATAACAAAGATTGGTTTTCCAGTCATACATGTCGTTTACGCCCTAAACCACATAAAGGCttgcataaatgataaatcaacTTACAGTTGGCCCCATTAGTAGCAATTCTACTTGCTCGTAAGGGTGTTATATTTACACTCCACACATGCAAAAATCTATATGCAGAAATAAGAATCTTAAGTTTCTTCTTCTGATCTCAGGTTGTGGAGTCCATCAAAAGTTGCCTTGAAATCTCTGCTGACCCTTCTACACTCACTATGGTATATTATACTGGGATTTATTTCGAAAGGTTTGATATAGTGTGCAACTATGTGAAATGTTAGACCAAGCAAAATGTTTTCGCCTTAAAAGCATGGAAAACTAGTCTGGTTGCATTTTTATGCTGTTAAAGTTCTACTCGGAGCTGCAAACTAGTCTGGTTACATTTTTTTTGATAAGTTGATAACAAGATGCATGATCTACAAATGTGATAAAAGCATCCTTTATTCAAGTTTGTCGAAACATGCTTGTCATGATGATACCTGGCCTAAAGTTTTTGTATTGAATAGGAATGCATAGTGTCGGCTACTTGGGATGATCAGTAAATGATGATTGATTATTGCATCATTGTCCAAATTATAACATGCTTAGCTCTTTTCCTGGACATATACTGTTTTCCATATTTCCGAGTTATCATGCGTAGTGTTCCTTGTGATTCCATTAAAATCTTTAGTAGAACTGTCTTTGTGTATTTAAAAGTAGAAATTCATTCAATCTGAATTGGAATGAAATGGGGATCCTGCACATTATCTTTCATAAAGTATTTTTGTGCGATTTAGATTATCTTTCGAACAAATGAAACTAAATTCAAGTATCTAACCTTGTTCCTTGTCATTCTTGAGGGTGCTATTACTCGTATTCTGGATGAAACACCTGAAGATTTCTACTCTAATACCATAAACCTACTTAGAAAAGCAGCAGACATTTGCTATGGTGGTCTAACGGAGATTCCATGCTTTACTCCATACAAGCCACAAGGATCCATGTTTCTTATGGTATCGCTATAAACACCCTAGTCCAGATATACATATTTTTCAGTATTTAGTTGGATAAAGATTCTGAATAGTTTATTTTTGCTCATCTCTATTAGGCAAAACTAAACATGTCACTTCTGGAAGGCATCGACAATGATACGGAATTCTGCACCAAACTTGCCAGAGAGGAATCTGTAATTGTTCTACCTGGTAAGTTGTTCCGTTGCATCTCTGTTGACAACATTAAAGATGTAGAACTTCAGGCAGGAGTATTTTTGCATGTTCATAAATATTAACGTATTGCAGGGGAGGCACTTGGATTGAAGAATTGGGTAAGAGTAACTTTTGCTGTGGAAATTTCAGCTCTTGAGGAAGGCCTTGGCAGGATCAAAGCCTTTTGTTCCAGAAATGCCAAACAACAATAAGCCTTTTCTTTGTCACATTGACAAATTGTTCCAAATCTGCCCAAAACCATATAATAATAGTTGCAGATGTTGCTATGGGACTTGATAATTGGCTCCTACTAGCTGTTGCATTTAAGCCATCATAGGTCGATGATGGTCTTCACGGGATAAAAGCATTCTGCCAAAGGCATGTAATTGAGAAAAAGCAAGCAGATTTCATCTGATGAGCGAGTGAAATGTGGTGATCTGAAGCTGCTCGTTGAACCTCACGGTCAATCATTGAAGGAAATGTGATATAGTAGATAATAGTACAATATCAAGATGGGCTGTATCCCCAACTTTATGGCTGGTATATGCTCTGTTACTTCTTGTAAGACCGCCTTGAAGTAGAATAAGTGCTTGTAAACTGTATAAATGTTTCACTATCCCAGAAAGAATGGATAAAGGAACCTGATTTATTTGTTTGCTTGGGAAATTATGAATCAATGAATGATGAAAGTATTGTAGAAATATATTGCAGGAGTGGTCTTGGGACTGATGAATTGGCTGTGGTTGCCTTTTGCCTGCGATCTGTTTAATCTTGAAGATGGAGTTGAAAGGACAAAAGCTTTCTGTTGAGACATACTAGAAGCTAGAAATTATGTTGTCAATTGCTGGTTTTTGTGAAACATTTTTTTTAAGCAAGCAAAGAGCGTTAAAATAGACTAGAGCCACTATGCAACGAATTCTTTTTCAGAGTTGAAATTTTCTCTGATTTACTATTTTATTGCTTTGAGATTACAAAAACTGTGCAAATCTCAAGTTGGCAAagataatatataaatattttgaaGGGAAAAAAAGTACGAAGACAAATGCCCattttgatagcttggagattggAAGATGAACCAAGTTGGACACAGATTTCTAGGAATGAATACGAAATTAGCTAAATTGAAGCAAATAATTTAGATAAGCTATACTAACTAGTGGGAACTCGGAAGCAAATTACGCGGAGACAACAAACATATACAGTGTATTTACAATTTGTAGCTATACTTTCAGAATATTATTATTCgtagctatatttgaattttatagcaaatccaCATATAGTACTGAAATAAGAGATCAATTGTTTTGAACTGAAACAAGAGAGCAATAAGCTCTCACAGCTTAGTTGGTTAGATCGCCCGCTTAGTAAGCGAAGGTCTTGAGTTTGACTCTGTATTTCTGTGTAGGAATACAGTCGATACATATTGTATAAATCCTTGTATTTCACCTTCATTGTATTCATTACATGAACGAATACAGTTGATACATGTCGTATTCGTTTGCGTAATGAATATAATTGCACGAACAAATACAATTGACACTGGTTGTATTCGTTGCGCATCTAAATACGACTGATACAAACTGATAACAATTGAACAATAGCTACAAATAGTAATTAGACAAACTATAATTACTTATGTTAATTAGACTATATATAGTGCTTTATGAAAATTCAAATTGATTGATCAATTGGAGACTAACTAGAAGTAGAATACAAATATACAATGATCCCATAAGCAGATTTTGGAACTGAACGCCTAAACAATGTCAAAATAAtctgagaaaaataaaagaaacaagTAGAACCAAACACTGCAGCTGGAGGCCAAGTGCACCAAAAGCCCACAAAGGTCAAAAGCTAACAAACGGACTTGCCTCCCATTTCCTACCGTTGGGAATTCGAATCAAAAGCCCAATGGCCCCAAATTTCGCCGCTAAAATAATCAATTGTTGAAAAAAGATAAATCTCCTCCAACGGCTCTTTCCTCCTTTCATCTTATTCAAATCGCACCAGAATCTTGTCCATACCCTCCTCCCCTTAACAATCAAGAACCAACAAAAACACTGCAAAATTTTGTATTCTTTGAAAATTCTCAAGCTTCAACAATGGATACAACTCCTCCATCTCATCGATCTGAGCCACGAAGCCGAACAAAATCAGCATCAAGACTCTCAAGACTCCGCCGATATGACGAAGAGAATGAATCCCTTACTCCAAGAGTCTCTCTTGAAATAGTCCCTTCACCAAGATTACTAGATTCTCCAACTATGTCACCTAATAAGCCTCCTTATAGTAACAATCTCCCACTTCACGAGCTTCTTCTTCTTTCGCCATCTCCTCTTCGAAAATCCAGGACTCGTCTAGCTGATAAGCTTGAATTGGTTGATGACGGGGTTGAGCCTAATGGTGTTCGTAGGAGGCGAAGGAGTAGAAATTCTGCAGTTGGTGCTTCGCCACGTAATAATCGAAGATCAAGAAGAAGGTTAGAGCAAGAAATGAGAGAAGATAGAGAGCTGGGGTTAGCTGAGGAAGTGCTTAAACCAAAAAAGAAGAGGAATAGTGGTAAATCCAAGAAAGATAAGCTAAGCTTGGTTCTTTCAAATACAACAAGTATGTCTCAGATTATTGTAATCTTTACTTTTTAACATCATATATTATATCTTGTgcttactttttttttcttttctttttttaagcaATAGAAGCAAAGGGAGGAGAAGGGTGTGATTTAATAAACAGAATTGAGCTTCTATTAAGTGATTTGGTGATGTGGAGGGATGTGGCAAGGTCAAGCCTCTGGTTTGGTTTGGGGTCTCTCTGTTTCTTATCTTCTTGTTTTGCGAAAGGAGTTACTTTTAGGTATattttcttctccttctcctaTATCCCACTTTTTCTTTTTATTGATAAGAGTTTTCCATTTGACATATTTTGTTTATTCTTGATTGCAGCATTTTCTCAATTATTTCTCAATTGGGATTACTGTTTTTAGTTGTTTCATTCTTCTCACGTTCCATTCGCCAAAGGTAAACATTTAAATTACTTACAACTAGTAAGTTATGCTTCTGAATAATGCACTATTGTTCTGAATGGATCATTAAAATACTAAAATCCAGAGATGGTTCAGAAGTAAAGAGTGAATTTCAGCTGACTGAAGATGACATTTTGAGAATGGGAAGACTGATACTTCCAGCTGCAAATCTTGCACTTTCTAAAACAAGAGAGCTTTTTTCAGGAGAGCCTGCTATGACCCTCAAAGTATGTTATCTTATTCTCCTACTCTCAACTttataaacttccattttagCACTAGTTCTGTAGTTAATTTTTCATGCCTAGGTACTTGTAATTGATTGGAAATGTACCTATGGTTTTAGTTAGTGCCAGTCCTGCTAATTGGAGCTGAATATGGCCATTTGATAACTGTATGGAGGCTCTGTGCCCTTGGTAAGATCACTCAATTATCCTAAACACACATCATTAGTATTACATTCTAGAATAAAATTTCAGAATAATAAACACTAAATACTTGCTGGTGTTCAATCTTGACAGGTTTTTTCATCAGTTTTACTGCCCCAAAACTATATTCTTGTTATTCTTCTCAGATATCTAATAAAGGTAAATAAGTGCTTCATTCTGATCAAAGATTATTTCTTATTGATGGTTGCTTCAACTTATTGTGTCTAATTGAATTAAAAGTGCATATTTTGTTGAGACAGCCAACTATATGAAATGTTGGATGATGGAGACATGGGGAGCTTGCTCTCACAAGAAAATGATAGCTGCATCAGTATTGACTGCATTTTGGAACCTGACCACTGTCAGAACACGAATCTTCACAGGTAATTCGCTAATCAATTCATTCTTTATTGTTGGATGTAGTTGATCTTTTCTCTAATAAGCCATTTATGGTATCTTCCAACAAATGGCAATTTACCTAGGATTGAACTTTCAAACTGAACTAAAAAGTTTGTTTTTTGGTCCTTTTGCAGCATTTATATGTCTAGTAATATTCAGATATTGTAGACAACATGTAGAGGCAAAGGTTGAAGAAGAAGAGGTCggagtggaagaagaagaagaagaagaagaagagcagCAGCAGCAAGCATTGGTTGTGTTAGAACAACCTGTCAAAAAAGGGGCATAGTTTCTGTTGCAAAATCTTATCTTAGGAAGAAGAAATACCTTGTTTGACCTTGTATTTTGTATATTCAATCAAAAATGCAAAGATGAAGAGCTCTACTGCTCTTCTAGAAATAATGAAATGTGATCTTTACTTTTCCACTATTTCACTTATCTATTTTTTGTGGGCATCTTAGATGACTCCAAAAAGCTAAGCAAGCTAGACTTCTGCATAAAAAAAACTGCGCACATTGGAGAAAGTACCCTAATGAGATTGGTTGAGCACTTTTCTCGGGTTTTTGGATGCACTCTCGCTTTAAATAGCTGAAAGAACAAAAGAATAGGTGAGATTATTCCATTGTGTTGTGACTGTAGTCTTCTCATCCCCTCTTTGCTCCCTGTCAAACAAGGAAAACGGAAAACAAAAAAACTGTTAGCCATAATACAACTTGCAAAACTATTGTATTCAGTACTCAGTGAAACTCTCTTGTAGAACTTTGCATTGAAACTCTATAGTAGAACTTTTTCTTATCGAATTGTTGTGTTGAAATACAAATGCAAACAAATTACATTGAAGAGTAATGGTAGCAGAAGTTGATGGAAGTAAATTATACGAAAATAAACTCAATTCCAACAGAGAGACATTTTCGTATCTACTATTATAGCACTAACtactaataataaataaaagcctGAACAACCTATATTTAGTGTCTTTGATTTGATACCAGAAACTGAACTCGAAGCCGTCATTTTGTGCAACTCTACTTACTATTTGTAATCTAGAGATgtttcttattttcaaatccttaTTGTATTGATTTTTATACGGCAGActtacttccatagtctcttgaacgaggatGGGGACACATGTTAGAACATGCGCAGCGGAAGCAAGCATTCAATTCAGACATCACATACATGTAAACTAGACAATGATATAATTACGAGATTATGAACCACTAACCTCTTGAAAACATTGCACAAATCCTCCGAGCAATAATCCAGGGTTGCAGTCTTCTGCTATATTCCTAGTAAGACCTTGGACGAATTTACTTTGAGTGGGCAAGAACAATACAACTGTGAAAAGTAAGTCATTGGGTGAAAAATGTCTTCCTTACGTAGACTCGTTTTTTAGCCAAAGAGGGCTCCAAAAACGTGTAAGATTCTGCTTGTGCAAGCAGAATCCTACTCTAACTCTGATGACTTTTCTCCCAAGACTCTTCTTTTACCCAAGTCAGTCCGGGTTTTTACTAGGTATAGCATGGACCACAAAAATAGTAAGAGGCTACCAATTATAGCATAATTCAAAATTTTGGATAAATTAATTCCTACTATAATTAATTGCAGTAATAAACTGCAATTGAACTACTCAATATGAATTTCGAAAATTCActaacacttattttaactccccatgttaagatcacAAATACTAGTTAATTAAATTGAATCACtgaaaatttaatttaatcaactaattaaatcctCTATAATTTCGCTTAAActatttcatgtgacggatacaaaattCATCGGTCgggttttcacatgaaaacttataagcttacataaatgagtatcatcaaactcaaaatcgagtcatggattctatcaactaattattatttcacaaataatattcgTTATTGTCCAATCTATTAGGCATACACTAACACTGAATAAAGTTgtaccttttgataaatcaaaaaaataaacaactcacattgatcataataattatatcaagattaggagtataagctcatttaatgaattagaaaaaatatttaacatatattcagtacaaaaacttcttttctctacttggtcctttcaatatacactaagtatactagcacaagaagtcagAGTAAAACCACTCTCATAATCAAGACAAATTATActataatcttgtgctacaatcattaagatattttgtccaataatatcttcaattgtgaacatagtttattaattatgagaacCGACAATTTAATCTTTTGTGCATGAGCTAAGACTCCATATACTAAATTGTCTACTACATAACTAAAGGACACACATGTAAtaaatgatctatttaaaatagtactttaatgaattgaataaattaaataaataattattccataaAGAATAAAATACAATACTATGTCTAAACTGCATGGTTAGTAGtatatcccaacaatctcccacttagactcataaccatGCGTCTACAACTCTAACACTCATTCCTTCTACATTCTTGTCAAAAATCTTCTGTGGCAAGCTCTTTGTAAACGGGTTTGCCAAATTGTCCTCTGACGCAATCTTCAACACTCTTGCATCACCTCTATGAGTTATGTCCCGAATTAAATGATATTTATACTCAATATGCTTACTCCTAATTAAATGATATTTACGCTCAATATGCTTACTCCTTTTATGGCTTCTTGGTTCCTTCGAGTTTGCAACTGCACCACTATTGTCACAATAAAGTACAATCGG of Nicotiana tomentosiformis chromosome 7, ASM39032v3, whole genome shotgun sequence contains these proteins:
- the LOC104104119 gene encoding tyrosine aminotransferase-like; the protein is MELLSNSRWNFQGKEDAKKASACTIRSYLNTLNENINKSDTRTVIPLSHGDPSGFPSFRTTKVSEDALVDALQSGKCNGYAPNSTILQARRSIAEFLSRDYPYELSPYDVHVTAGAKQAIEVLITALAVPGANILLPRPRYPTYEALSTFSRLEVRYYDLLSDQDWEVDTNGLEALADDRTVAMVVINPGNPCGNVYKREHLKKIAEAAKRLGMLVISDETYGHLVFGSNSFVPMGVFGEIVPILTIGSISKRWMVPGWRVGWIVMCDRNGILQKHGVVESIKSCLEISADPSTLTMGAITRILDETPEDFYSNTINLLRKAADICYGGLTEIPCFTPYKPQGSMFLMAKLNMSLLEGIDNDTEFCTKLAREESVIVLPGEALGLKNWVRVTFAVEISALEEGLGRIKAFCSRNAKQQ
- the LOC104104104 gene encoding reticulon-like protein B17 isoform X2, coding for MDTTPPSHRSEPRSRTKSASRLSRLRRYDEENESLTPRVSLEIVPSPRLLDSPTMSPNKPPYSNNLPLHELLLLSPSPLRKSRTRLADKLELVDDGVEPNGVRRRRRSRNSAVGASPRNNRRSRRRLEQEMREDRELGLAEEVLKPKKKRNSGKSKKDKLSLVLSNTTKAKGGEGCDLINRIELLLSDLVMWRDVARSSLWFGLGSLCFLSSCFAKGVTFSIFSIISQLGLLFLVVSFFSRSIRQRDGSEVKSEFQLTEDDILRMGRLILPAANLALSKTRELFSGEPAMTLKLVPVLLIGAEYGHLITVWRLCALGFFISFTAPKLYSCYSSQISNKANYMKCWMMETWGACSHKKMIAASVLTAFWNLTTVRTRIFTAFICLVIFRYCRQHVEAKVEEEEVGVEEEEEEEEEQQQQALVVLEQPVKKGA
- the LOC104104104 gene encoding reticulon-like protein B17 isoform X1, with amino-acid sequence MDTTPPSHRSEPRSRTKSASRLSRLRRYDEENESLTPRVSLEIVPSPRLLDSPTMSPNKPPYSNNLPLHELLLLSPSPLRKSRTRLADKLELVDDGVEPNGVRRRRRSRNSAVGASPRNNRRSRRRLEQEMREDRELGLAEEVLKPKKKRNSGKSKKDKLSLVLSNTTTIEAKGGEGCDLINRIELLLSDLVMWRDVARSSLWFGLGSLCFLSSCFAKGVTFSIFSIISQLGLLFLVVSFFSRSIRQRDGSEVKSEFQLTEDDILRMGRLILPAANLALSKTRELFSGEPAMTLKLVPVLLIGAEYGHLITVWRLCALGFFISFTAPKLYSCYSSQISNKANYMKCWMMETWGACSHKKMIAASVLTAFWNLTTVRTRIFTAFICLVIFRYCRQHVEAKVEEEEVGVEEEEEEEEEQQQQALVVLEQPVKKGA